One window of the Amycolatopsis mediterranei genome contains the following:
- a CDS encoding multifunctional oxoglutarate decarboxylase/oxoglutarate dehydrogenase thiamine pyrophosphate-binding subunit/dihydrolipoyllysine-residue succinyltransferase subunit: protein MSSSSPASQFGPNEWLVEEMYDQFLADPSSVDAAWHDFFADFKPTQSAQAKADTARQQQAGAKPAANGQAAQPSAKAVQNAESAAKQSSTAPAAKPAPAKAAPKQAPKPAAKAEPKAEAKKEEPESKQLRGAAAAIAKNMDASLSVPTATSVRAVPAKLMADNRIVINNHLKRTRGGKISFTHLIGYAMVRALKAYPNMNRHYQLIDGKPFAITPEHVNFGLAIDMKGKDGSRTLVVASIKGCEDMSFLQFWQAYEDIVKKARNNKLTADDFSGTTISLTNPGGIGTNHSVPRLQAGQGAIIGVGAMQYPAAFEGTSEKTLVDLGISKIMTLTSTYDHRIIQGAESGEFLKRIHQLLLGEDGFYDDVFTSLRLPYEPIRWVADIPDGPVDKTARVIELIDAFRMRGHLMADTDPLNYRQRSHADLDVLSHGLTLWDLDREFPVGGFAGQERMKLRDILGVLRNSYCRTVGIEYTHILDPEERRWIQERVEIPHEKPDPAVQKYVLSKLNAAEAFETFLQTKYVGQKRFSLEGGETAIPLLDTILDKAAEHELDEVVIGMPHRGRLNVLANIVGKPISQIFQEFEGNLDPGQAHGSGDVKYHLGAEGKYFRMFGDGETKVSLTANPSHLETVDPVLEGIVRAKQDILDKGGEGYTVLPVLMHGDAAFAGQGVVAETLNLSLLRGYRTGGTVHVIVNNQVGFTTAPEHSRSSQYATDVAKMIGSPIFHVNGDDPEAAHWVAKLAVEYRQAFHKDVVIDLICYRRRGHNEGDDPSMTQPAMYDIIDTKRSVRKTYTESLIGRGDISVEEAEAALRDFSSQLEHVFNEVRELEKHPAKASPSVEEEQQVPAKVATAITGKTLEHIGDAFVNVPDGFTPHPRVKPVMERRHKMSREGDIDWAFGELLAFGSLAMEGRLVRLSGQDSRRGTFTQRHSVFIDRKTGQEYSPLQNLADGQGRVMIYDSALSEYAAVGFEYGYSVANPESLVMWEAQFGDFVNGAQTVIDEYISSGEAKWGQRSDVVLLLPHGHEGQGPDHTSGRIERFLSLCAEGSMTVAVPSTPANYFHLLRRHALDGIQRPLVVFTPKSMLRNKAATSPTEDFTGESRFMSVIDDVTPDPAKIRKVLLTSGKLYWELVAERTKREADDVAIVRIEQYYPLPKKKLLAALERYTNATQVAWVQEEPENQGAWPFFGLNLPRKFPEVLSGLQVVSRRPMAAPSAGSSKVHEVEQKALIAKAFD from the coding sequence GTGTCCAGCAGCAGCCCTGCGTCACAGTTCGGCCCCAACGAGTGGCTGGTCGAAGAGATGTACGACCAGTTCCTCGCAGACCCTTCTTCAGTCGATGCCGCCTGGCACGACTTCTTCGCGGACTTCAAGCCGACGCAGAGCGCGCAGGCCAAGGCGGACACCGCCCGGCAGCAGCAGGCCGGAGCCAAGCCGGCGGCCAACGGCCAGGCGGCGCAGCCCTCGGCCAAGGCCGTGCAGAACGCGGAGTCGGCGGCCAAGCAGTCGTCGACGGCGCCGGCCGCCAAGCCGGCCCCCGCGAAGGCGGCCCCGAAGCAGGCGCCGAAGCCGGCCGCGAAGGCCGAGCCCAAGGCCGAAGCGAAGAAGGAAGAGCCGGAGTCGAAGCAGCTGCGCGGCGCCGCGGCGGCCATCGCCAAGAACATGGACGCCTCGCTGAGCGTCCCCACCGCGACCAGCGTGCGCGCGGTCCCGGCGAAGCTGATGGCGGACAACCGCATCGTCATCAACAACCACCTCAAGCGCACCCGCGGCGGCAAGATCTCCTTCACGCACCTCATCGGCTACGCCATGGTGCGGGCGCTGAAGGCGTACCCGAACATGAACCGGCACTACCAGCTGATCGACGGGAAGCCGTTCGCGATCACGCCGGAGCACGTCAACTTCGGGCTCGCGATCGACATGAAGGGCAAGGACGGCTCCCGCACGCTCGTCGTGGCCTCGATCAAGGGCTGCGAGGACATGTCGTTCCTGCAGTTCTGGCAGGCCTACGAGGACATCGTCAAGAAGGCCCGCAACAACAAGCTCACCGCCGACGACTTCTCCGGCACCACGATCTCGCTGACCAACCCGGGCGGCATCGGCACCAACCACTCGGTGCCGCGCCTGCAGGCCGGCCAAGGCGCCATCATCGGCGTCGGCGCCATGCAGTACCCGGCCGCCTTCGAGGGCACCAGCGAGAAGACGCTGGTCGACCTCGGCATCAGCAAGATCATGACGCTGACCTCGACCTACGACCACCGCATCATCCAGGGCGCGGAGTCGGGCGAGTTCCTCAAGCGCATCCACCAGCTGCTGCTCGGCGAGGACGGCTTCTACGACGACGTCTTCACCAGCCTGCGCCTGCCGTACGAGCCGATCCGCTGGGTCGCCGACATCCCGGACGGCCCGGTCGACAAGACCGCCCGCGTGATCGAGCTGATCGACGCGTTCCGGATGCGCGGCCACCTGATGGCCGACACCGACCCGCTGAACTACCGCCAGCGCAGCCACGCGGACCTGGACGTGCTGTCCCACGGTCTCACGCTCTGGGACCTCGACCGCGAGTTCCCGGTCGGCGGCTTCGCCGGCCAGGAGCGGATGAAGCTGCGCGACATCCTCGGCGTGCTGCGCAACTCGTACTGCCGCACGGTCGGCATCGAGTACACCCACATCCTCGACCCCGAGGAGCGCCGCTGGATCCAGGAGCGCGTCGAGATCCCGCACGAGAAGCCGGACCCCGCGGTCCAGAAGTACGTGCTCTCGAAGCTGAACGCCGCCGAGGCGTTCGAGACGTTCCTGCAGACCAAGTACGTCGGCCAGAAGCGGTTCTCGCTCGAGGGCGGCGAGACGGCGATCCCGCTGCTCGATACCATCCTCGACAAGGCCGCCGAGCACGAGCTCGACGAGGTCGTCATCGGCATGCCGCACCGCGGGCGGCTGAACGTGCTGGCGAACATCGTCGGCAAGCCGATCAGCCAGATCTTCCAGGAGTTCGAGGGCAACCTCGACCCGGGCCAGGCGCACGGCTCCGGTGACGTGAAGTACCACCTCGGCGCCGAGGGCAAGTACTTCCGGATGTTCGGCGACGGCGAGACCAAGGTGTCGCTGACGGCGAACCCGTCCCACCTGGAGACGGTCGACCCGGTGCTCGAGGGCATCGTCCGCGCCAAGCAGGACATCCTGGACAAGGGCGGCGAGGGCTACACCGTGCTGCCGGTCCTGATGCACGGCGACGCGGCCTTCGCGGGCCAGGGCGTCGTCGCCGAGACGCTGAACCTGTCGCTGCTGCGCGGGTACCGCACCGGCGGCACCGTGCACGTCATCGTCAACAACCAGGTCGGCTTCACGACCGCGCCGGAGCACTCGCGCTCGTCGCAGTACGCCACCGACGTCGCGAAGATGATCGGCTCGCCGATCTTCCACGTGAACGGCGACGACCCCGAAGCCGCGCACTGGGTGGCCAAGCTCGCCGTCGAGTACCGCCAGGCGTTCCACAAGGACGTCGTCATCGACCTGATCTGCTACCGCCGCCGCGGCCACAACGAGGGCGACGACCCCTCGATGACGCAGCCGGCGATGTACGACATCATCGACACCAAGCGTTCGGTGCGGAAGACCTACACCGAGTCGCTGATCGGCCGCGGCGACATCTCCGTCGAGGAGGCCGAGGCCGCGTTGCGCGACTTCTCGAGCCAGCTGGAGCACGTCTTCAACGAGGTGCGTGAGCTGGAAAAGCACCCGGCGAAGGCCAGCCCCTCCGTCGAGGAGGAGCAGCAGGTGCCGGCCAAGGTGGCGACGGCGATCACCGGCAAGACGCTGGAGCACATCGGCGACGCGTTCGTGAACGTGCCGGACGGCTTCACCCCGCACCCGCGCGTCAAGCCGGTCATGGAGCGCCGCCACAAGATGTCCCGCGAGGGCGACATCGACTGGGCGTTCGGCGAGCTGCTGGCGTTCGGGTCGCTGGCGATGGAAGGCCGGCTGGTCCGGCTGTCCGGCCAGGACTCGCGCCGCGGCACGTTCACCCAGCGGCACTCGGTGTTCATCGACCGCAAGACCGGCCAGGAGTACTCGCCGCTGCAGAACCTGGCCGACGGCCAGGGCCGCGTGATGATCTACGACTCGGCGCTGTCGGAGTACGCGGCCGTCGGCTTCGAGTACGGCTACTCGGTGGCCAACCCCGAGTCGCTGGTCATGTGGGAAGCGCAGTTCGGCGACTTCGTCAACGGCGCCCAGACGGTGATCGACGAGTACATCTCCTCCGGCGAGGCCAAGTGGGGCCAGCGTTCGGACGTCGTGCTGCTGCTGCCGCACGGCCACGAGGGCCAGGGCCCGGACCACACGTCCGGCCGCATCGAGCGCTTCCTCTCGCTGTGCGCGGAGGGCTCGATGACGGTGGCGGTCCCGTCAACCCCGGCGAACTACTTCCACCTGCTGCGCCGCCACGCCCTCGACGGCATCCAGCGCCCGCTGGTCGTCTTCACGCCGAAGTCGATGCTGCGCAACAAGGCCGCGACCTCGCCGACCGAGGACTTCACCGGCGAAAGCCGGTTCATGTCCGTCATCGACGACGTCACCCCGGACCCGGCGAAGATCCGCAAGGTGCTGCTGACCTCCGGGAAGCTGTACTGGGAGCTGGTGGCGGAGCGGACGAAGCGCGAGGCCGACGACGTCGCGATCGTGCGGATCGAGCAGTACTACCCGCTGCCGAAGAAGAAGCTGCTGGCGGCGCTGGAGCGCTACACGAACGCGACGCAGGTCGCGTGGGTCCAGGAGGAGCCGGAAAACCAGGGTGCGTGGCCGTTCTTCGGCCTGAACCTGCCCCGGAAGTTCCCGGAGGTGCTCTCGGGCCTGCAGGTCGTGTCGCGCCGCCCGATGGCGGCCCCGTCGGCCGGCTCGTCGAAGGTGCACGAGGTCGAGCAGAAGGCGCTGATCGCGAAGGCGTTCGACTGA
- a CDS encoding alpha/beta fold hydrolase, translating into MNLLALLHSPTASGGDTTTRRIAAHLSASGYSVLLVPPADAAELTAVAEEHRVLALVGTHALLSGSTFLETGLPYVLALGGTDLNEYTLEPVFHALMTKAVERAAGLVAFNDDFAGRCRTLWPQVADKVRVIPQGVRTTPSAYSLRRALGVGQDAKLLLLPSGLRPVKDPLFAIDCVKRLHAEDHRVMLVIAGVSYDEDFEAIVRRRCGSSPAVRYVGTLPRDDLHAAMREATAVLNTSTSECSPNALLEAMDVGCPVVVRDIPGNTCLVEDEVTGLVFADPDGLRAQVRRLLDDEVFARRLWRRGQAFVRRTHSMQAERAAYAALFRDLVDDLPPVVDVPSRDRIVRANGVELCVQTFGDPSDPAILLVAGASASMLAWDAEFCELLAGGSRYVIRYDHRDTGRSTSWPPGEPPYGLRDLAADALGVLDTLGVARAHVVGISLGGMIAQVAALAEPARVASLTLVATSPGEGVAGPDLPPPALRVLTELADVEPPDWTDRDSVVDHLVAAARPLAGPAREIDEYTGRRVAGRVFDRAGGRLESAGNHAYLDHGSPWRPLLGRITAPTLVIHGAEDPIHPVAHAHALAAAIPGAAVRILDGAGHELARQDWPDVVPALLRHTSDDEGRISRATTSL; encoded by the coding sequence ATGAACCTGCTAGCCCTGCTCCACAGCCCGACGGCCAGCGGCGGTGACACGACGACCCGGCGGATCGCCGCGCATTTGTCCGCGAGCGGCTATTCCGTTCTGCTCGTGCCACCCGCCGACGCGGCCGAGCTGACCGCGGTCGCCGAAGAACACCGCGTGCTCGCGCTGGTCGGCACGCACGCCCTCCTCAGCGGCAGCACCTTCCTCGAAACGGGCCTGCCGTACGTGCTCGCGCTGGGCGGCACCGACCTCAACGAATACACCCTCGAGCCGGTGTTCCACGCGCTGATGACGAAGGCCGTCGAGCGGGCCGCGGGGCTGGTCGCGTTCAACGACGACTTCGCCGGGCGCTGCCGCACGCTGTGGCCGCAGGTCGCGGACAAGGTGCGGGTCATCCCGCAGGGCGTGCGCACCACGCCGTCGGCCTACTCGCTGCGCCGCGCGCTCGGCGTCGGCCAGGACGCGAAGCTGCTGCTCCTGCCCTCGGGGCTGCGGCCGGTCAAGGACCCGCTGTTCGCCATCGACTGCGTCAAGCGGCTGCACGCCGAGGACCACCGCGTGATGCTCGTCATCGCCGGGGTTTCCTACGACGAGGACTTCGAGGCCATCGTGCGGCGGCGGTGCGGGTCCAGCCCGGCGGTGCGGTACGTCGGCACACTGCCCCGCGACGACCTGCACGCCGCCATGCGCGAGGCGACCGCGGTGCTCAACACCTCGACGTCGGAGTGCAGCCCGAACGCGCTGCTCGAGGCGATGGACGTCGGCTGCCCGGTCGTCGTCCGGGACATCCCCGGCAACACGTGCCTGGTCGAGGACGAGGTCACCGGGCTGGTGTTCGCCGACCCCGACGGCCTGCGCGCGCAAGTGCGGCGCCTGCTCGACGACGAGGTGTTCGCCCGGCGGCTGTGGCGGCGGGGACAGGCGTTCGTGCGGCGCACGCACAGCATGCAGGCGGAGCGGGCCGCCTACGCCGCGCTCTTCCGTGACCTGGTCGACGACCTGCCGCCGGTCGTCGACGTGCCGTCCCGCGACCGGATCGTGCGGGCGAACGGTGTCGAGCTCTGCGTGCAGACCTTCGGGGACCCGAGCGATCCCGCGATCCTCCTGGTGGCCGGCGCGTCGGCGTCGATGCTGGCGTGGGACGCCGAATTCTGCGAACTGCTCGCCGGCGGTTCCCGGTACGTGATCCGCTACGACCACCGCGACACCGGCCGCTCCACGAGCTGGCCACCGGGCGAGCCGCCCTACGGCCTGCGGGACCTGGCGGCCGACGCACTCGGCGTGCTCGACACGCTCGGCGTCGCCCGCGCCCACGTCGTGGGGATCTCGCTGGGCGGCATGATCGCGCAGGTCGCCGCCCTGGCCGAGCCGGCGCGCGTCGCCTCGCTGACGCTGGTGGCCACCAGCCCCGGCGAGGGCGTGGCCGGTCCCGACCTGCCGCCGCCCGCCCTGCGGGTGCTGACCGAGCTGGCCGACGTCGAACCGCCGGACTGGACCGACCGCGATTCCGTGGTCGATCACCTGGTGGCCGCGGCGCGCCCGCTCGCCGGGCCGGCCAGGGAGATCGACGAGTACACCGGCCGGCGGGTCGCGGGCCGGGTGTTCGACCGCGCGGGCGGGCGGCTCGAATCCGCGGGCAACCACGCCTACCTCGACCACGGCTCGCCGTGGCGGCCGCTGCTCGGCCGGATCACCGCGCCGACGCTGGTGATCCACGGCGCCGAAGACCCGATCCACCCGGTCGCCCACGCCCACGCGCTCGCGGCGGCGATTCCCGGGGCCGCGGTGCGGATCCTCGACGGCGCGGGGCACGAGCTGGCCCGCCAGGACTGGCCGGACGTGGTTCCGGCGCTGCTCCGGCACACCTCGGACGACGAAGGGCGAATTTCCCGTGCAACCACATCCCTGTGA
- a CDS encoding galactosyltransferase-related protein codes for MCALRAANPMRVRPTRTGGGTFAAASAYRRAVPATGDLATRVTGYVVLTLDPAVPDVAADYWMHSERFYRAVAGPVADRLGGDLAYRRLAAHPTDADAERALAARVRVLLDEDPALAEELGGRADVADDNVYINYFRGPAYAPDARNADLERLTGLADRAATRPDGRGDEVLVVVPISDRDGAGRIRNLMACLLALRDQTMPSAHYRVTVVEFDDRPRWRGRIEPLVDHYVHVTGHGLFNKSWTFNAGVRHTLGAARTLCLLDADILVDRGFLARNHARFAEHGHDAHLPHTEMLSLDAPASDHLIEERCGRGSADVPLGGARGLLLRDVPGACLWITPELYERVGGFDERYRGWGGEDEDMLYRVASAGSVLQFDDVFVHLAHRRPAMRREDGQPFNAHVPVGTWTGEQGYGGLDRPARVTGTDE; via the coding sequence ATGTGCGCACTGCGGGCGGCCAACCCGATGCGCGTCCGGCCGACGCGGACGGGCGGCGGGACGTTCGCGGCGGCCTCGGCCTACCGGCGAGCCGTCCCGGCCACCGGGGACCTCGCCACGCGGGTGACCGGTTACGTGGTCCTGACGCTCGACCCGGCCGTGCCCGACGTCGCCGCCGACTACTGGATGCACAGCGAACGCTTCTACCGCGCGGTCGCCGGCCCGGTGGCCGACCGGCTGGGCGGCGACCTCGCCTACCGGCGCCTGGCCGCGCACCCCACCGACGCCGACGCCGAACGCGCACTGGCGGCACGGGTGCGGGTGCTCCTCGACGAAGACCCCGCGCTGGCCGAGGAACTGGGCGGCCGGGCCGACGTCGCCGACGACAACGTCTACATCAACTACTTCCGCGGCCCGGCCTACGCCCCCGACGCCCGCAACGCCGACCTCGAACGGCTGACCGGGCTCGCCGACCGGGCGGCGACGCGCCCGGACGGCCGCGGTGACGAGGTGCTCGTGGTCGTCCCGATCTCCGACCGCGACGGCGCGGGCCGGATCCGCAACCTGATGGCCTGCCTGCTGGCGTTGCGCGACCAGACGATGCCGTCGGCGCACTACCGGGTGACCGTCGTGGAGTTCGACGACCGCCCGCGCTGGCGCGGCCGGATCGAACCGCTCGTGGACCACTACGTGCACGTCACCGGCCACGGCCTGTTCAACAAGTCGTGGACCTTCAACGCCGGGGTCCGCCATACCCTCGGCGCCGCCCGCACGCTGTGCCTGCTCGACGCCGACATCCTCGTCGACCGCGGCTTCCTGGCGCGCAACCACGCCCGGTTCGCCGAGCACGGCCACGACGCGCACCTGCCGCACACCGAGATGCTGTCGCTGGACGCCCCGGCCAGCGATCACCTGATCGAGGAACGCTGTGGCCGCGGCTCGGCCGACGTGCCGCTCGGCGGCGCCCGTGGGCTGCTGCTGCGCGACGTGCCCGGCGCCTGCCTGTGGATCACGCCGGAGCTGTACGAGCGGGTCGGCGGGTTCGACGAGCGCTACCGCGGCTGGGGCGGCGAGGACGAGGACATGCTCTACCGCGTCGCCTCGGCCGGGTCGGTGCTGCAGTTCGACGACGTGTTCGTCCACCTCGCGCACCGGCGGCCGGCGATGCGGCGCGAGGACGGGCAGCCGTTCAACGCCCACGTGCCGGTCGGCACGTGGACCGGTGAGCAGGGCTACGGCGGGCTCGACCGCCCGGCGCGAGTCACCGGTACCGATGAGTAG
- a CDS encoding MFS transporter, translating to MPRLRRHRVAVAGVFFVVGVLLGTWFARVPELRTALHLDFAELGAVLLAQTVGVIVAMQVAGHLSAYLSSRTVIRLTAAVVPWFPALVAISPGAVAAAAAMLVWGLVAGLLDVAMNAQGVELERAGRRPFLSSLHAVWGAGALTGSLGAVAAIRAGVPLGVHFIAVAAVLCVLALVAGRHALPERQAAARREPGKRARTGLLSGWTRAVVVLGGLGAAAALCEGAVSSWCGVFLREQRGASADVASLGYFVFVLAQTGTRMFGDRGHRLLGPVALLRWSMAATAAGVLVAVLSPDPWWGLAGFALQGCGLAVVIPLIAGAVGHGVGGNTSLAIARYSTLHQAGVLAGPALFGRLAQTFGVSTALALLVLPLGLIAAFATATARARPDLPATERRAA from the coding sequence ATGCCCCGGCTGCGCCGCCACCGGGTGGCCGTCGCGGGTGTCTTCTTCGTCGTCGGAGTCCTGCTCGGAACGTGGTTCGCGCGCGTTCCGGAACTGCGCACCGCCCTGCACCTCGACTTCGCCGAGCTGGGCGCGGTGCTGCTGGCCCAGACCGTCGGCGTGATCGTCGCGATGCAGGTCGCCGGGCACCTGTCGGCGTACCTGAGCAGCCGGACGGTCATCCGGCTGACCGCGGCGGTCGTGCCGTGGTTCCCGGCGCTCGTCGCGATCTCCCCCGGCGCGGTCGCCGCGGCGGCCGCGATGCTGGTGTGGGGCCTGGTGGCCGGCCTGCTCGACGTGGCCATGAACGCCCAGGGCGTCGAGCTGGAACGGGCCGGGCGACGCCCGTTCCTCAGCAGCCTGCACGCGGTGTGGGGCGCCGGCGCGCTGACCGGGTCGCTCGGCGCGGTCGCCGCGATCCGGGCCGGGGTGCCGCTCGGCGTGCACTTCATCGCCGTGGCCGCCGTGCTGTGCGTGCTCGCGCTGGTCGCCGGGCGGCACGCGCTGCCCGAGCGGCAGGCCGCTGCGCGGCGCGAGCCGGGGAAGCGGGCGCGGACCGGGCTGCTGTCCGGGTGGACCCGCGCGGTGGTGGTGCTCGGCGGTCTCGGCGCGGCGGCCGCGTTGTGCGAGGGCGCGGTGTCGAGCTGGTGCGGGGTGTTCCTGCGTGAGCAACGCGGCGCGAGCGCGGACGTCGCTTCGCTGGGCTACTTCGTGTTCGTCCTGGCGCAGACCGGTACCCGGATGTTCGGCGACCGCGGGCACCGTCTGCTCGGACCGGTGGCGCTGCTGCGGTGGAGCATGGCGGCCACCGCGGCCGGGGTGCTGGTGGCGGTGCTGTCGCCGGACCCGTGGTGGGGACTGGCCGGGTTCGCGCTGCAGGGCTGCGGGCTCGCGGTGGTGATCCCGCTCATCGCGGGCGCGGTCGGCCACGGCGTCGGCGGCAACACGAGCCTCGCCATCGCCCGGTACTCCACGCTGCACCAGGCGGGGGTGCTCGCCGGACCCGCCCTGTTCGGCAGGCTGGCGCAGACCTTCGGGGTCAGCACGGCGCTGGCGCTGCTCGTGCTCCCGCTGGGCCTGATCGCGGCGTTCGCGACGGCCACCGCCCGTGCGCGCCCCGACCTCCCGGCCACCGAGCGCCGCGCGGCCTGA
- a CDS encoding GNAT family N-acetyltransferase → MLIRRETPADRAAIHAVHSAAFRREEGAVPVEAPLVDELRAEGDLIGALSLVAVRDGEVAGHVCCSRARLGDDPAAAVGLGPLGVLPAHQAHGVGSALMHAVLGAADALGHGLVVLLGEPAYYSRFGFAAASALSITAPDPKWGRYFQARTLTAYRPVQAGAFAYAPAFSRI, encoded by the coding sequence ATGTTGATCCGCCGGGAAACGCCCGCCGACCGGGCCGCGATCCACGCGGTCCACAGCGCGGCGTTCCGGCGCGAAGAGGGCGCGGTCCCGGTCGAGGCGCCGCTCGTGGACGAGCTGCGCGCGGAAGGCGACCTGATCGGCGCCCTTTCGCTGGTGGCCGTGCGCGACGGCGAGGTCGCCGGGCACGTGTGCTGCAGCCGCGCCCGCCTCGGCGACGACCCGGCAGCGGCCGTCGGGCTCGGGCCGCTGGGCGTGCTGCCCGCGCACCAGGCCCACGGCGTCGGCTCGGCGCTGATGCACGCGGTGCTCGGCGCGGCGGACGCGCTCGGCCACGGCCTGGTCGTCCTGCTCGGCGAGCCGGCGTACTACTCGCGGTTCGGGTTCGCCGCGGCGTCGGCGCTCTCGATCACCGCGCCGGACCCGAAGTGGGGCCGGTACTTCCAGGCGCGGACGCTCACCGCGTACCGGCCCGTCCAGGCGGGGGCGTTCGCGTACGCGCCCGCGTTCTCCCGGATCTGA
- a CDS encoding LLM class flavin-dependent oxidoreductase, whose protein sequence is MYTPTSSVGVRINREQPPAKLRDLARQAEDAGLDELWLVEDCFWAAGVATVATALAVTSTIRVGIGVLPAVARNPAIAAMELAALAELHPDRLIAGFGHGVASWMRQIGAYPASPLAALEETLLAVRRLLAGERVSMDGKHVHLDEVELVFPPSSPPPLVAGVRRPKSLAVAGAAADGTILAEPAPPEYVRTALAGIEPGRSSEGAPPHHALVTYNWLALGDRERARRTVAESLTPGARVQVEGLPFAAELLALMDSTSTVDELAAGLRPEWIDRLAVCGDVDTCAAAVRALHEAGSGSVVLLPLPEEPPERGIEDAARVAAAVRG, encoded by the coding sequence GTGTACACACCGACCTCGTCCGTGGGGGTGCGGATCAACCGCGAGCAGCCGCCGGCCAAGCTGCGCGACCTCGCGCGCCAAGCCGAAGACGCGGGCCTCGACGAGCTCTGGCTGGTCGAGGACTGTTTCTGGGCGGCCGGCGTCGCCACGGTCGCGACGGCGCTCGCGGTGACGTCGACGATCAGGGTGGGCATCGGCGTCCTGCCGGCGGTGGCGCGCAACCCGGCGATCGCGGCGATGGAGCTCGCGGCGCTGGCCGAGCTGCACCCGGACCGGCTGATCGCCGGGTTCGGCCACGGCGTCGCGTCGTGGATGCGGCAGATCGGGGCGTATCCGGCGTCCCCGCTGGCGGCGCTGGAGGAGACGCTGCTGGCGGTCCGTCGCCTGCTGGCGGGCGAGCGCGTCTCGATGGACGGAAAGCACGTCCACCTCGACGAGGTCGAGCTCGTCTTCCCGCCGTCCTCGCCGCCGCCGCTGGTGGCAGGCGTCCGCCGCCCGAAGTCCCTGGCGGTCGCGGGCGCGGCGGCCGACGGGACGATCCTGGCCGAGCCGGCCCCACCGGAGTACGTGCGGACGGCGCTCGCGGGCATCGAACCGGGACGTTCGTCGGAAGGCGCACCGCCGCACCACGCGCTGGTGACGTACAACTGGCTGGCGCTGGGCGACCGCGAGCGGGCGCGGCGGACGGTGGCGGAGTCCCTCACCCCGGGGGCGCGGGTGCAGGTGGAAGGCCTGCCGTTCGCTGCGGAGCTGCTGGCCCTGATGGACTCGACGTCCACAGTGGACGAGCTGGCGGCGGGCTTGCGTCCGGAGTGGATCGATCGCCTGGCCGTCTGCGGCGACGTGGACACCTGTGCGGCGGCGGTCCGCGCGCTGCACGAGGCCGGCAGCGGCTCGGTCGTGCTGCTGCCGCTGCCGGAGGAGCCGCCGGAGCGGGGCATCGAGGACGCGGCCCGGGTGGCGGCGGCCGTGCGCGGCTGA
- a CDS encoding LysE family translocator: MPVDQHLLLAFLVTTAIAMVTPGPDMLFILGCGMRGGPKAGLLATAGVATSEAIHVAVAAAGLAALFAAVPVAFTVVRVAGAGYLVYLGVQAIRNRKPLVERNSDRAYLSGLLTNLLNPKMVTFTIAFLPQFIDPAKGHVWLQFAVLGAIMIVFEFLVDGTVGVLAGRVGGWVRRKKNQRRIEVATGGIFIGLGVKLAVDR, translated from the coding sequence ATGCCGGTCGACCAGCACCTCCTCCTGGCCTTCCTCGTGACCACCGCGATCGCGATGGTCACGCCGGGGCCGGACATGCTCTTCATCCTCGGCTGTGGCATGCGCGGCGGCCCGAAGGCCGGCCTGCTCGCCACCGCCGGGGTCGCCACCAGCGAAGCCATCCACGTCGCCGTCGCCGCGGCCGGGCTGGCCGCGCTCTTCGCCGCCGTGCCCGTCGCCTTCACCGTCGTGCGGGTGGCCGGTGCAGGCTACCTCGTCTACCTGGGCGTCCAGGCCATCCGGAACCGCAAGCCGCTCGTCGAACGGAACAGCGACCGCGCCTACCTCAGCGGCCTGCTCACCAACCTGCTCAATCCGAAGATGGTCACCTTCACCATCGCCTTCCTGCCGCAGTTCATCGACCCGGCGAAGGGCCACGTCTGGCTGCAGTTCGCGGTCCTCGGCGCGATCATGATCGTGTTCGAGTTCCTCGTCGACGGCACGGTCGGCGTCCTCGCCGGCCGCGTCGGCGGGTGGGTCCGGCGGAAGAAGAACCAGCGCCGCATCGAGGTCGCCACCGGCGGCATCTTCATCGGCCTCGGCGTCAAGCTGGCCGTCGACCGCTAA